In Bacteriovorax stolpii, a single genomic region encodes these proteins:
- a CDS encoding phospholipid scramblase-related protein, whose protein sequence is MPVDLNHDRIFLRQRREIAELFGVETRNKYEILAMEGSPLGFVAEEGKGIGAFFGRAFLGHWRTFTINIFDTNRNLAYKALHPFRFLFQRLEITKATGQRIGALEQRFGVVTKRFDLEDAHGNVIMKMAASFWKPWTFPIYKNGEEVALILKKWSGTFSEIFTDKDNFTIEFKDKRLTTTERELILASAMFVDLNYFERKAGSNS, encoded by the coding sequence ATGCCTGTAGACCTAAACCATGACAGAATTTTTCTTCGCCAGAGAAGAGAAATCGCCGAGCTCTTTGGAGTTGAGACCAGAAATAAATATGAGATTCTCGCGATGGAAGGCTCACCTTTGGGATTTGTGGCCGAAGAAGGAAAAGGAATTGGCGCTTTTTTTGGAAGGGCCTTTCTTGGGCACTGGAGAACTTTCACCATTAATATTTTTGATACCAACCGCAACCTCGCCTACAAAGCACTCCACCCTTTCCGCTTTCTTTTTCAAAGATTAGAAATCACTAAAGCGACAGGGCAAAGAATTGGAGCGCTTGAGCAAAGATTTGGAGTTGTCACCAAACGTTTTGACCTGGAAGATGCCCATGGAAATGTGATTATGAAAATGGCAGCTTCATTTTGGAAGCCGTGGACGTTCCCTATTTATAAAAATGGTGAGGAAGTCGCACTCATTCTCAAAAAGTGGTCAGGAACTTTTTCAGAAATCTTCACAGACAAAGATAATTTTACGATTGAGTTTAAAGATAAGAGACTGACAACAACGGAGAGAGAATTGATTTTAGCTTCAGCGATGTTTGTTGATTTGAATTATTTTGAAAGAAAGGCCGGATCGAATTCATAA
- a CDS encoding murein L,D-transpeptidase catalytic domain family protein — protein MKQLIVLFLAIFVSGSYASESLNPKNSREVWLSFNGTNYCKPGFCAEAVPYRALREALNFYRDNQDVIDNTSYVGIIDFTMQSTLKRFFILNLKTGAVESMLVTHGKKSETELGFAGQFSNTINSEMSSLGFYLTDNNSYVGKHGVSLRLDGLSETNSNARARNIVLHGADYATQWFADQKGRLGLSQGCPAVAPNKIEGVIKKLKGRGLLYIHKNKTI, from the coding sequence ATGAAACAATTAATCGTTTTATTTCTCGCTATCTTCGTGTCCGGCTCTTATGCAAGTGAATCACTTAATCCAAAAAATTCTCGCGAAGTTTGGTTGTCATTTAACGGGACAAACTACTGCAAGCCTGGTTTTTGTGCAGAGGCCGTTCCCTATCGTGCTTTAAGAGAAGCGCTTAACTTCTATCGCGACAATCAAGATGTTATCGACAACACAAGCTACGTAGGAATCATCGACTTCACGATGCAATCAACATTAAAAAGATTTTTTATTCTCAACCTAAAAACAGGTGCGGTTGAATCGATGCTGGTGACTCACGGAAAAAAATCTGAAACTGAGTTAGGCTTCGCTGGCCAATTTTCAAATACGATCAACAGTGAGATGAGTTCATTAGGTTTTTACCTGACAGATAACAATTCTTACGTTGGTAAGCACGGTGTCTCTCTAAGACTGGATGGATTATCTGAAACAAATAGCAACGCACGTGCAAGAAATATCGTGTTGCATGGAGCAGATTATGCGACTCAATGGTTTGCAGATCAAAAAGGAAGACTTGGGTTAAGCCAGGGATGCCCTGCAGTTGCTCCAAATAAGATTGAAGGCGTTATTAAGAAATTAAAAGGCAGAGGACTTCTTTACATTCATAAGAATAAAACGATTTAA
- a CDS encoding DUF6973 domain-containing protein — translation MLKKSLIALVILGFLSPVIVVFILYRFAMSTGLPGRRGGPQDAFRHTYSTALTARYLSPKVVELVTRFCETDPTSHFDQMDIHNNRIGTNIGLGSGELYPTVMKKIKEGKINSTDPDVITWMPENEWDNGF, via the coding sequence ATGTTAAAGAAATCTCTTATCGCTTTAGTTATTCTCGGTTTTCTCTCTCCTGTGATCGTCGTCTTCATCCTTTATAGGTTTGCCATGTCGACGGGGCTTCCAGGAAGAAGAGGTGGACCGCAAGATGCATTCAGGCACACATATTCAACAGCGCTCACAGCTCGCTACCTTTCACCAAAGGTTGTCGAGCTGGTGACGCGTTTTTGTGAAACTGACCCCACATCACATTTTGATCAAATGGATATTCACAATAACCGCATTGGGACAAATATAGGATTAGGATCGGGTGAACTCTACCCTACTGTCATGAAAAAAATCAAAGAGGGAAAAATCAATTCCACCGATCCAGATGTCATCACCTGGATGCCAGAAAATGAATGGGACAACGGTTTTTAA
- a CDS encoding DUF2917 domain-containing protein produces the protein MDNQIHLSDIKKVTLEKNQVFSLKRSKEVHVISGELWLTHEGDAQDYFYQAGDKFVLPDGKHSVMQALGKASFWF, from the coding sequence ATGGACAACCAAATTCATTTATCGGATATCAAAAAGGTTACGTTGGAAAAAAATCAAGTCTTTAGTCTGAAGCGCTCCAAAGAAGTTCATGTTATCAGTGGAGAGTTGTGGCTGACACATGAAGGGGATGCTCAGGATTATTTTTATCAGGCGGGAGATAAGTTTGTTCTTCCCGATGGAAAACATAGTGTAATGCAGGCCTTGGGCAAAGCGAGTTTCTGGTTTTAA
- a CDS encoding PLP-dependent aminotransferase family protein, translated as METLDTSSDKNHLYIQIAERIKSWINEGTYLPGSKIPSMRQLSTKLDVSVSTVIQSYQLLERLGFIEARPQSGYYVKIRPLLQEAGIVTKPASAPRFVQTNNTFLDVIHACGDKSLAPLGAAVMHQDLLPTESLQRSLIKISRERAADCINYEIGAGNWQLRQELAKRSIEMGCDISPESINVTTGCMEAINLALKAVTKPGDIVAVESPTYHGHINALENLGLKALEIATSSQSGMDLDALEEKISKFDVKAVLVTPSFSNPLGSLMSDESKQKMVSLCSKYNVHIVEDDIYGELQFEGNRPLALKSFDKKDIVMYCSSFSKTLAPGYRIGWVIPPAKFFDKIEIMKFSNTVSPNSAAQIALADHLKNNNYDRHLRKLRQTLSQNMHLFSHKIIECFPEGTKITTPSGGCLIWVEFPKGINALELHEKALKHKISLIPGPLFSVTGKYENCIRINTGTLWNSNIEAALEKIGKLAHALAKK; from the coding sequence ATGGAAACACTAGACACATCATCCGATAAAAATCATTTGTATATCCAAATTGCTGAGAGGATTAAGTCCTGGATCAATGAAGGAACCTATCTTCCAGGCTCTAAAATTCCATCGATGAGACAACTTTCGACGAAACTCGATGTGAGTGTCTCGACTGTTATTCAATCCTATCAACTCCTCGAGAGGCTGGGATTTATCGAAGCAAGACCGCAGTCTGGTTACTACGTAAAGATTCGTCCACTCTTGCAAGAAGCTGGTATTGTCACTAAGCCTGCTTCTGCTCCTCGTTTTGTTCAAACCAATAACACTTTTCTCGACGTGATCCATGCTTGTGGTGATAAGTCGCTCGCTCCTTTAGGCGCAGCAGTTATGCACCAGGATTTACTTCCGACAGAAAGTTTACAGCGCTCACTTATTAAAATTTCCCGCGAGCGCGCTGCTGATTGTATCAACTACGAAATCGGCGCCGGCAACTGGCAGCTTCGTCAGGAACTGGCCAAACGAAGTATTGAAATGGGCTGTGACATAAGCCCTGAATCAATCAACGTGACAACCGGTTGTATGGAAGCCATCAATCTCGCCCTCAAGGCCGTCACAAAACCAGGAGACATTGTCGCTGTTGAGAGCCCTACTTATCACGGGCACATCAATGCACTGGAGAATCTTGGTTTAAAAGCTTTAGAGATTGCCACGTCTTCTCAATCGGGAATGGATCTTGACGCCTTAGAAGAAAAGATTTCTAAATTTGATGTGAAAGCTGTTTTAGTCACTCCTTCTTTTTCAAATCCGCTAGGAAGTTTGATGAGTGATGAAAGCAAACAAAAGATGGTTTCACTTTGTTCAAAGTACAATGTGCACATTGTTGAAGATGATATTTATGGTGAGCTTCAATTTGAAGGCAACAGGCCTTTGGCCTTAAAATCCTTTGATAAAAAAGACATCGTCATGTACTGCTCTTCTTTTTCTAAAACGCTTGCCCCTGGATACCGCATTGGTTGGGTTATCCCTCCAGCGAAATTTTTTGATAAGATTGAGATTATGAAATTCTCCAATACGGTCTCGCCCAACTCAGCGGCCCAGATCGCGCTTGCTGATCATTTAAAAAATAACAACTACGATAGGCACTTAAGAAAGCTTCGCCAGACGCTTTCGCAAAATATGCACCTCTTCTCCCATAAAATTATTGAATGTTTTCCGGAAGGGACAAAAATCACCACGCCAAGTGGCGGCTGTTTAATCTGGGTTGAGTTCCCTAAAGGCATTAATGCTCTGGAGCTTCATGAGAAGGCGTTAAAACATAAAATAAGCCTGATTCCAGGACCTCTTTTCTCAGTGACCGGCAAGTATGAAAACTGCATCAGAATCAACACTGGAACCCTTTGGAACAGTAATATTGAGGCAGCTTTAGAAAAGATTGGAAAGCTGGCCCATGCCCTTGCTAAAAAATAA
- a CDS encoding DUF962 domain-containing protein, with protein MKSFKEFWPFYLSEHSNATNRRLHFCGTLLVHLLLIWIIVSGQWKYIWIVPLCGYAFAWIGHFVVEKNRPATFKHPVWSLIGDFKMFYLMLFRKL; from the coding sequence ATGAAAAGTTTTAAAGAATTCTGGCCCTTCTATTTAAGTGAACATTCAAATGCCACAAACCGCAGGCTGCATTTTTGTGGAACGTTACTTGTTCATCTTTTACTTATCTGGATAATTGTTTCCGGGCAGTGGAAATATATCTGGATTGTCCCATTATGCGGTTATGCATTTGCTTGGATCGGGCATTTTGTAGTGGAGAAAAACCGGCCGGCGACTTTTAAGCATCCTGTTTGGAGTTTGATTGGCGATTTCAAAATGTTCTATTTGATGTTGTTTAGAAAGTTATAA
- a CDS encoding AraC family transcriptional regulator: MKKKSPVVLKNFHRSQVGRAQRFIRSHFTEELTLKKIAQEAGSSAFHFGRIFMSYTGETTFSYLRRIRMSNALRMLQEDNECPVTEIALSIGYETPSAFNKAFKQQFNLSPSDFRNQGKEEQNKLIYSLSISQTNEEMLMNLNLTEKPEIITREATHFLHVKKAGIFAEVAMPAWYAMFPLIESVQKTDIKEFLGTSIMDMKTQDESSMFYSAGVALVAKPKTVPKGMEYTKITEGKYARFILTGPYPGVWPAFEKIFRILIEKRIKLRDGACIENYLNDPNVTPEHELITELLVPVE; encoded by the coding sequence ATGAAAAAGAAATCACCGGTTGTCTTGAAGAATTTTCATCGCTCTCAAGTAGGCCGCGCCCAGCGTTTTATCAGGTCCCATTTCACTGAGGAGTTAACACTCAAGAAAATTGCTCAGGAAGCAGGCTCTTCCGCCTTTCACTTTGGTAGAATCTTTATGTCCTATACCGGGGAAACAACTTTTTCTTATCTTCGTCGTATCCGTATGAGCAATGCCCTTCGCATGCTCCAGGAAGACAATGAATGCCCGGTGACTGAAATTGCTTTGAGTATTGGCTATGAAACACCTTCGGCCTTTAATAAAGCTTTTAAGCAGCAGTTTAATTTGAGTCCAAGTGATTTTCGCAACCAAGGAAAAGAAGAGCAAAACAAGTTGATCTATTCTCTAAGCATCAGTCAAACAAACGAGGAGATGCTTATGAATTTAAACCTTACTGAAAAACCAGAAATCATCACCAGAGAAGCGACTCACTTCTTGCATGTGAAAAAAGCAGGGATCTTTGCTGAAGTGGCCATGCCGGCCTGGTATGCCATGTTCCCGCTTATCGAAAGCGTGCAGAAAACAGACATCAAAGAATTCCTTGGGACGAGTATCATGGATATGAAAACCCAGGATGAGTCTTCTATGTTTTACAGTGCGGGAGTTGCCCTTGTCGCAAAACCTAAAACGGTGCCAAAAGGAATGGAATACACAAAGATTACTGAAGGAAAGTACGCTCGTTTTATCCTGACTGGACCTTATCCAGGAGTGTGGCCAGCGTTTGAAAAAATTTTTCGCATTTTAATTGAAAAGAGAATCAAACTTCGCGATGGTGCTTGTATCGAAAATTACTTGAACGACCCGAATGTTACACCAGAACATGAGCTGATCACTGAGTTATTAGTTCCAGTTGAATAA
- a CDS encoding GlsB/YeaQ/YmgE family stress response membrane protein — translation MPKIPHGSVFTTMTVGLIGSVFFGWLGSRFGLYEYGDVEGLIASFIGAVSLLYIFYSYVAAFGLKPMKRRPKFRHL, via the coding sequence ATGCCTAAAATCCCTCACGGAAGTGTTTTTACCACCATGACCGTTGGTCTTATCGGATCGGTTTTCTTTGGCTGGCTTGGTTCGCGCTTCGGGCTTTACGAATACGGAGACGTAGAAGGACTTATCGCCTCCTTTATAGGTGCCGTCTCTCTCCTTTATATTTTCTACTCTTACGTCGCGGCCTTTGGGTTAAAACCCATGAAAAGGCGTCCAAAGTTTCGACACCTATAG
- a CDS encoding hemolysin family protein, with protein sequence MITIVIVCACLLLNAILSCAEMAFVTIDDKVLRKRVLSGDKTAAWIEEMAKSPERILSVVQIGITLVGAISGAVSGAGAEESLSPFFMRTFALSEHFAETLSIVVIVAPLTILSVVIGELVPKSLAIKFSMPIILALAPALRVAEKILGPLVSPMEKATDFILRLIMKSKPSTQEEAANDEISLKGLRKEYQEYFHNLLDLDAKQVESVMVPWEKVDKISSVATPEEVSLLILGTRRTRIPVVDANEVYGYLHSKEFVNLSQSGVGDNWLSFVRPIQSLSPDTKVLHALRTMQKKKAHFMIVGSLEAPLGIITLEDILEDVFGDFIDEDEDGKVKLFLRRSNLLKKF encoded by the coding sequence ATGATCACTATTGTCATTGTTTGTGCCTGTCTTTTACTAAACGCTATTTTATCCTGTGCAGAGATGGCCTTCGTCACCATTGACGATAAGGTTTTAAGAAAGCGCGTGCTTTCTGGAGACAAAACAGCCGCGTGGATCGAAGAGATGGCGAAATCGCCTGAAAGAATCCTTTCAGTTGTTCAAATTGGTATTACTTTAGTTGGGGCCATTTCCGGAGCGGTTTCCGGTGCCGGCGCCGAAGAGTCGCTTTCTCCTTTCTTCATGCGGACTTTTGCACTAAGCGAACATTTTGCTGAAACACTTTCAATTGTTGTGATCGTTGCACCTCTTACAATTCTTTCAGTTGTTATCGGAGAGTTGGTTCCAAAATCTCTGGCAATTAAATTTTCAATGCCCATTATTCTTGCGCTGGCACCAGCTTTAAGAGTTGCAGAAAAAATCCTGGGACCTTTGGTTAGTCCAATGGAGAAGGCGACCGATTTCATCTTACGTTTGATCATGAAATCAAAACCAAGCACACAAGAAGAGGCCGCAAACGATGAGATTTCATTAAAAGGACTTAGAAAAGAATATCAGGAATATTTCCACAACCTGCTAGACCTGGATGCTAAACAGGTTGAGAGTGTTATGGTTCCTTGGGAAAAAGTAGATAAGATCAGCTCAGTGGCCACACCTGAAGAAGTGTCGTTGCTGATTTTAGGCACGAGAAGAACCAGAATTCCTGTCGTTGATGCCAACGAAGTTTATGGTTATCTTCATTCAAAAGAATTTGTTAACCTTTCACAAAGTGGAGTGGGAGACAACTGGCTAAGCTTCGTCAGACCGATTCAGTCACTTTCACCGGATACAAAAGTTCTTCATGCCCTAAGAACGATGCAAAAGAAGAAGGCCCACTTCATGATTGTTGGAAGCTTGGAAGCTCCATTGGGAATCATCACTCTGGAAGACATTCTTGAAGACGTCTTCGGGGACTTCATCGACGAAGATGAAGATGGCAAGGTCAAGCTCTTTTTAAGAAGAAGCAACCTGCTTAAAAAATTCTAA
- a CDS encoding helix-turn-helix domain-containing protein, translating into MAKKVRTTKTKRDPKRIRENLGTFLKDKRLKKGYSQADFAAKLGYASPQFVSDWERGVSSPPMKKLPEIASELNVKIDVLFELLVDLATNQLRENLNEEFKKIS; encoded by the coding sequence ATGGCCAAAAAAGTTAGAACGACAAAAACAAAACGCGACCCAAAGAGAATCAGGGAAAACCTTGGAACTTTCCTAAAGGATAAGCGCCTTAAGAAGGGTTATTCACAAGCAGACTTCGCTGCAAAACTTGGCTACGCTAGCCCGCAGTTTGTTTCAGACTGGGAAAGAGGTGTCTCGAGCCCTCCAATGAAAAAACTTCCAGAAATTGCCAGTGAACTTAACGTTAAAATTGATGTTTTATTTGAACTTCTTGTCGACCTGGCCACCAACCAGTTGAGAGAAAACCTGAACGAAGAATTTAAAAAAATCAGCTAA
- a CDS encoding OmpA family protein translates to MMLKKLTALLLAVAFIQSAEAYDLSKKFGLGISGGYSIPVFGNPFNSTADADFGYGVHGRYHFNESWNLELAVTRSEFEDTKIRLDNINALGVWRLSGASDFTPIVGAGLGVTRLKNFTPKSAKLSGLFRLGVEYGVTQWFSLGVLADYQYVSKLMGDMPTTRAHIVTPQLALTWYFGGDSAKAYKEEAPAKQEMKKEEPVKSGFVDESNLDSDDDGVKDPEDKCPGTPAGSKVNAIGCAVSEKATMTINVEFDSGKSMISSQYDSHLDEVAEFLKKYSEVNVQIEGYTDNTGSKAKNVALSAARAKSVMNALIKRGIDKKRLTAKGFGPENPIADNSTPEGRQTNRRVVAVLSSK, encoded by the coding sequence ATGATGTTAAAAAAATTAACCGCACTACTATTGGCCGTGGCCTTTATTCAAAGTGCAGAAGCTTACGATTTATCTAAAAAATTTGGTCTAGGTATTAGTGGAGGGTATTCGATTCCAGTTTTTGGAAACCCGTTTAACTCAACAGCTGATGCTGACTTTGGTTATGGCGTTCATGGACGCTACCACTTCAATGAGTCGTGGAATCTAGAACTTGCTGTCACTCGTTCTGAATTTGAAGATACAAAAATCCGTCTTGATAACATCAATGCATTAGGAGTCTGGAGACTTTCAGGGGCTAGTGATTTTACTCCAATCGTTGGAGCTGGTCTTGGCGTGACAAGACTTAAAAACTTCACTCCAAAAAGTGCAAAGTTAAGCGGTCTTTTCCGTCTTGGAGTTGAGTACGGTGTTACTCAGTGGTTCTCTCTAGGTGTCTTAGCAGACTATCAATACGTTTCAAAACTTATGGGTGATATGCCAACAACCAGAGCACACATCGTGACTCCACAATTGGCACTGACTTGGTACTTTGGTGGTGACAGTGCAAAAGCTTACAAAGAAGAAGCACCGGCAAAACAGGAAATGAAAAAAGAAGAACCAGTTAAATCTGGCTTCGTTGATGAAAGTAACCTTGACTCTGATGATGATGGTGTAAAAGATCCGGAAGATAAATGTCCTGGTACACCTGCGGGTTCAAAAGTTAATGCTATCGGATGTGCAGTAAGCGAAAAAGCAACGATGACAATCAACGTGGAATTCGACAGCGGGAAATCGATGATTTCTTCTCAGTACGATTCGCACTTAGATGAAGTAGCAGAGTTCCTAAAAAAATACTCTGAAGTAAACGTTCAGATCGAAGGATACACAGACAATACAGGCTCTAAAGCTAAGAACGTAGCGCTTTCAGCTGCAAGAGCGAAGTCGGTTATGAATGCTCTAATTAAGCGTGGAATTGATAAAAAGCGTTTAACGGCAAAAGGATTTGGACCAGAAAATCCAATTGCTGACAATAGCACACCAGAAGGAAGACAAACAAACAGAAGAGTTGTGGCGGTTCTATCGTCTAAATAA
- a CDS encoding TMEM165/GDT1 family protein, with amino-acid sequence MDIIFNSFIFVALTEMGDKTQLLAFVLASRFRKPWTIFFGIFIATILNHLLAAWAGRFVSDLIPYVYLKWILALTFIAFAIWVMIPDKDEGLNEKRKWGAFLTTVVTFFLAEMGDKTQLATVALAAKYNDLGLVTVGSTLGMMVTSGLAVFFGDKMTKKIPMKWVHALAAVFYVIFAIAIIVKG; translated from the coding sequence ATGGACATTATCTTTAACTCTTTCATCTTCGTTGCCTTAACTGAAATGGGCGATAAGACTCAACTTCTCGCATTCGTTCTTGCCAGCCGTTTTAGAAAACCATGGACTATCTTCTTTGGTATTTTCATCGCGACAATTCTCAATCACCTCTTGGCCGCATGGGCCGGTCGATTTGTCTCAGACCTTATCCCTTACGTTTACTTAAAGTGGATTCTCGCTCTTACGTTTATCGCCTTTGCTATTTGGGTAATGATTCCAGATAAAGATGAAGGTCTGAATGAAAAAAGAAAATGGGGAGCTTTCCTTACAACAGTTGTAACCTTCTTTCTTGCTGAAATGGGAGATAAAACTCAGCTGGCGACAGTGGCCCTTGCAGCAAAATATAACGACCTCGGATTAGTGACCGTCGGATCCACTTTAGGGATGATGGTAACTTCTGGACTGGCCGTTTTTTTCGGTGATAAGATGACCAAAAAGATCCCGATGAAATGGGTTCACGCACTAGCAGCGGTTTTTTATGTGATCTTTGCTATTGCGATCATCGTCAAAGGATAA
- a CDS encoding methylated-DNA--[protein]-cysteine S-methyltransferase: protein MEKLHYNTMPSPIGKITLVASEDALCALYVKDEEKPKMVGAVKNEDNKVIQKTIKQLNEYFAGKRKTFDLPLSPEGTEFQNRAWNALCEIPYGQVWSYGKQAQYLKAPNAQRAVGGANGKNPIPVIIPCHRVIGSSGKLTGFAGGMEMKIFLLKLEGHEVDTHGLKLSKQLSFESL, encoded by the coding sequence ATGGAAAAACTTCATTACAATACAATGCCCTCGCCTATTGGAAAAATCACCCTGGTGGCCAGTGAGGACGCGCTCTGTGCTCTTTATGTAAAAGATGAAGAGAAACCTAAAATGGTTGGAGCGGTAAAAAATGAAGACAATAAAGTTATCCAAAAAACAATCAAACAACTAAATGAATACTTCGCCGGCAAGAGGAAGACGTTTGATCTTCCTCTTAGTCCTGAAGGAACTGAATTCCAAAACCGCGCCTGGAATGCACTTTGTGAAATCCCTTATGGGCAAGTGTGGAGTTATGGAAAGCAGGCCCAGTACCTAAAAGCTCCCAACGCTCAAAGAGCTGTCGGTGGCGCCAATGGGAAGAACCCCATTCCGGTTATCATTCCTTGTCATCGCGTGATTGGTTCGAGCGGAAAGCTCACTGGTTTTGCCGGAGGTATGGAAATGAAAATCTTCCTCTTAAAACTAGAAGGCCATGAGGTTGATACTCATGGCCTTAAGTTAAGTAAGCAATTAAGCTTCGAATCGTTATAA
- a CDS encoding phospholipase D-like domain-containing protein, with protein MKIRNATALVLLLSFVGCQTPMTRMPSSVTDSKDWEELRSLKQRKVELGAMSVHFQKKKNEEQLLKIQDEQKNLDKKIKDIESRISVLDVGGSTITNNPTEWREEKERIELGKLELYSPEKNVQLSISTYEARQTEVRLTHNFFTAMGYRHEAGSNEQKPTMDFAVKCDAPFVMKYGFTNKKAKAGQVVKFSLGDKKISNDWRDFSFHPDLKSCDFSFTSSLENKPKTYSFKVVNESSKLKGLESLLSTTEVCSLKKDTGRFFETTDFSNMTCPMKYDSINILPEPEDSLHARVIGLLGHDLPKDFIKKGNPYAELDFSKAPKFDSILVSYLVFRADFYGTLLARLLAYHADQGALVRIVVSDVITLDKDVAMYEKLMAEHPNMKVVRYQFDNSQKGGAWISEFHRTNHVKMFAAYSKETPENSFVIVGGRNVHDGFVFKTPVDVSKFPEIVNYVSGDESWAYWRDFEMVIKGQNFVESVVRHYMNFYHINKDNLVMKLSSVAVQKEAAAESEEESLRHYISIPFKDEPNLNLFYARMVDSAKKKILISSPYFRPVKEIHDALQRAVDRGVDITIITRLDLEGDTADFILGAVNKDGVNKFLKKVKVFEYTEPKVILHSKLLMVDDEVSFISSVNLNKRSFYHDLENGVVVNDRKFTTEMGQLYKEYMKISRQLTEEQKIVFWKKWIITIFDKVL; from the coding sequence ATGAAAATTAGAAATGCCACGGCCCTAGTATTACTCCTGTCATTCGTTGGTTGTCAGACGCCAATGACTCGTATGCCGAGTTCTGTGACTGACTCTAAAGATTGGGAAGAGCTGCGTTCGCTGAAGCAACGTAAAGTTGAATTGGGAGCGATGAGTGTTCACTTCCAGAAAAAGAAAAACGAAGAACAACTATTAAAGATTCAAGACGAGCAGAAAAATCTTGATAAGAAGATCAAAGATATTGAGTCTCGAATTTCTGTCCTGGATGTGGGTGGGAGCACTATCACTAATAATCCAACTGAGTGGCGTGAAGAAAAAGAGCGTATTGAATTAGGAAAGCTTGAACTTTATTCACCTGAAAAAAATGTTCAGTTATCGATCTCTACCTATGAGGCCCGCCAGACGGAAGTACGCTTAACGCATAACTTTTTCACAGCAATGGGCTATCGACATGAGGCCGGATCAAATGAACAAAAACCGACAATGGATTTCGCAGTAAAATGTGATGCTCCGTTTGTTATGAAGTACGGTTTTACAAATAAAAAGGCAAAAGCAGGACAGGTTGTAAAATTCTCACTAGGGGATAAGAAGATCTCTAATGACTGGAGAGATTTTAGTTTTCATCCTGATTTAAAGTCTTGTGATTTCTCTTTTACAAGTTCACTGGAAAATAAGCCTAAGACATACTCTTTTAAAGTTGTTAACGAAAGCAGCAAACTAAAAGGTTTAGAATCACTTCTTTCAACGACAGAAGTGTGCTCGCTGAAGAAAGATACAGGTCGCTTTTTTGAGACGACAGATTTCTCAAATATGACATGTCCTATGAAGTACGACTCAATCAACATTCTTCCTGAGCCGGAAGACAGCTTACACGCTCGCGTGATTGGTCTTTTAGGACACGATCTACCAAAGGATTTCATTAAAAAAGGAAATCCTTACGCGGAACTTGATTTCTCTAAAGCTCCAAAGTTTGATTCAATCCTTGTTTCATACCTGGTTTTTAGAGCAGACTTTTACGGAACTCTTTTAGCAAGACTTCTTGCTTACCATGCAGATCAGGGAGCGCTCGTTCGCATCGTGGTTTCTGACGTTATCACGTTAGATAAAGACGTGGCGATGTATGAAAAACTCATGGCAGAGCACCCAAACATGAAAGTGGTCAGATACCAGTTTGATAACTCTCAAAAAGGTGGAGCGTGGATTTCTGAATTCCACCGTACAAACCACGTAAAAATGTTTGCTGCTTATTCAAAGGAAACTCCTGAAAACTCTTTTGTTATCGTGGGTGGACGTAACGTTCACGACGGTTTCGTTTTTAAGACACCGGTAGATGTTTCAAAATTCCCGGAAATCGTAAACTATGTTTCTGGTGATGAGTCATGGGCATACTGGAGAGATTTTGAAATGGTCATTAAGGGACAAAACTTTGTTGAAAGCGTTGTTCGTCACTACATGAACTTTTACCATATCAACAAAGACAACCTGGTAATGAAGCTCTCTAGTGTAGCTGTTCAGAAAGAAGCAGCTGCTGAATCAGAAGAAGAAAGCCTAAGACATTATATCTCGATTCCATTTAAGGACGAACCAAACCTGAACCTGTTCTATGCACGCATGGTAGATTCAGCTAAAAAGAAAATCCTTATTAGTTCGCCGTACTTTAGACCGGTAAAAGAAATCCATGATGCTCTTCAAAGAGCAGTTGATAGAGGTGTAGATATTACAATTATCACTCGCCTTGACCTGGAAGGAGACACTGCGGATTTCATCCTTGGTGCTGTAAACAAGGACGGGGTTAACAAGTTCTTAAAGAAAGTAAAAGTATTCGAGTACACTGAACCAAAAGTTATTCTTCACTCAAAACTTCTAATGGTTGATGATGAAGTGTCTTTTATCAGCTCGGTTAACTTAAACAAGAGAAGTTTCTACCACGATCTGGAAAACGGTGTAGTGGTAAACGACAGAAAATTCACAACAGAGATGGGACAACTATACAAAGAGTATATGAAAATCTCTCGCCAGCTGACAGAGGAACAAAAGATTGTCTTCTGGAAGAAATGGATCATCACTATTTTTGATAAAGTTTTATAA